Proteins encoded within one genomic window of Glycine soja cultivar W05 chromosome 1, ASM419377v2, whole genome shotgun sequence:
- the LOC114411287 gene encoding pentatricopeptide repeat-containing protein At2g02980, chloroplastic has product MATTPILQCVSHSLTKLNTEAPRHEPNTAALEPPSSSILSLIPKCTSLRELKQIQAYTIKTHQNNPTVLTKLINFCTSNPTIASMDHAHRMFDKIPQPDIVLFNTMARGYARFDDPLRAILLCSQVLCSGLLPDDYTFSSLLKACARLKALEEGKQLHCLAVKLGVGDNMYVCPTLINMYTACNDVDAARRVFDKIGEPCVVAYNAIITSCARNSRPNEALALFRELQESGLKPTDVTMLVALSSCALLGALDLGRWIHEYVKKNGFDQYVKVNTALIDMYAKCGSLDDAVSVFKDMPRRDTQAWSAMIVAYATHGHGSQAISMLREMKKAKVQPDEITFLGILYACSHTGLVEEGYEYFHSMTHEYGIVPSIKHYGCMIDLLGRAGRLEEACKFIDELPIKPTPILWRTLLSSCSSHGNVEMAKLVIQRIFELDDSHGGDYVILSNLCARNGRWDDVNHLRKMMVDKGALKVPGCSSIEVNNVVHEFFSGDGVHSTSTILHHALDELVKELKLAGYVPDTSLVFYADIEDEEKEIVLRYHSEKLAITYGLLNTPPGTTIRVVKNLRVCVDCHNAAKFISLIFGRQIILRDVQRFHHFKDGKCSCGDYW; this is encoded by the coding sequence ATGGCAACAACACCCATTCTCCAATGCGTCTCACATTCTCTCACAAAACTCAACACAGAAGCCCCAAGACACGAACCCAATACAGCTGCACTTGAACCACCTTCATCTTCCATACTTTCTCTCATACCCAAATGCACCTCTCTCAGAGAGCTCAAGCAAATCCAAGCCTACACCATCAAAACCCACCAAAACAACCCCACCGTCCTCACAAAGCTCATAAATTTCTGCACTTCAAACCCCACAATCGCCTCCATGGACCACGCCCACCGCATGTTCGACAAAATTCCCCAACCAGATATTGTTCTTTTCAACACCATGGCACGCGGGTATGCGCGCTTTGATGACCCACTTAGAGCAATTCTTCTGTGTTCTCAGGTGTTATGCTCTGGCCTCCTTCCGGATGACTACACTTTCTCCTCTCTTCTCAAGGCCTGTGCAAGGCTCAAGGCACTTGAAGAAGGTAAACAGCTGCATTGCCTTGCTGTTAAACTAGGGGTCGGTGATAACATGTATGTGTGCCCGACTCTCATTAACATGTACACTGCCTGCAACGACGTGGATGCTGCTAGGAGGGTCTTTGACAAGATTGGTGAACCGTGTGTTGTCGCGTATAATGCGATCATCACGAGCTGTGCGCGGAACAGCCGCCCCAATGAGGCCTTGGCTCTGTTCAGAGAGTTGCAGGAGAGTGGCCTCAAGCCAACTGATGTCACCATGCTCGTTGCGCTTTCATCGTGCGCTTTGCTCGGGGCATTGGACTTGGGGAGGTGGATCCATGAGTATGTCAAGAAGAATGGGTTTGATCAGTATGTTAAGGTGAACACTGCACTTATTGATATGTATGCGAAATGTGGGAGTTTGGATGATGCAGTTTCTGTGTTCAAGGACATGCCTAGGAGAGACACGCAGGCGTGGTCGGCGATGATTGTTGCTTATGCAACACATGGGCATGGCTCCCAAGCCATATCAATGTTGAGGGAAATGAAGAAGGCGAAAGTGCAGCCTGATGAGATAACGTTTTTGGGTATATTGTACGCGTGCAGTCAcactggattggtggaggaaggTTATGAGTACTTCCATAGTATGACTCATGAGTATGGGATTGTTCCGAGTATCAAACATTATGGATGTATGATTGATTTGCTTGGTCGAGCTGGACGCTTGGAAGAAGCCTGTAAGTTCATAGATGAGCTGCCGATCAAGCCGACACCAATTCTGTGGCGGACATTGCTATCTTCTTGTAGCAGTCATGGCAATGTTGAAATGGCAAAGCTAGTAATTCAGAGAATCTTTGAGCTGGATGATTCCCATGGCGGCGATTATGTCATTTTGTCAAACTTGTGTGCAAGAAATGGAAGATGGGATGATGTGAATCACTTGAGGAAAATGATGGTAGACAAAGGAGCACTAAAAGTCCCTGGCTGTAGCTCAATAGAGGTCAACAATGTTGTGCATGAATTCTTCTCCGGGGATGGAGTTCATTCCACTTCGACCATATTGCACCATGCACTTGATGAGTTGGTAAAAGAATTGAAGCTGGCTGGGTATGTGCCTGACACATCTTTGGTCTTTTATGCAGACATAGAggatgaagagaaagaaattgTTCTCAGATATCACAGTGAGAAATTGGCCATTACTTATGGTCTTCTGAATACTCCTCCTGGAACAACAATTCGTGTGGTAAAGAACCTTAGAGTCTGTGTGGATTGCCATAATGCTGCTAAATTTATATCATTGATCTTTGGTAGGCAAATTATTCTAAGAGATGTCCAGCGGTTTCATCATTTCAAAGATGGGAAATGCTCCTGTGGGGATTACTGGTAG